The Deinococcus sp. KNUC1210 nucleotide sequence CGGGCGGCTCGATCTTGATGACTTCGGCCCCCAGGTCGGCAAGCAGCATGGTGCAAAAAGGCCCGGTGAGGACGCGGGTAAAATCGGCGACCCGCACGCCGGAAAGAGGCAGATTGTCGGACATGTAGGAGCAGTGTAGAGGGCCGGGGAGCAGGAGTCGGCGGGGCGGGAACGCCAGGCGCTATTCGTGCTCCGCCGCCCACATGCCACGGGCCCGCCGTGCGCTTTCAGAGTCCGTACACCCGCCGCGCATTCTCGTCGGTCACGCGCTCCAGTTCTGCCGCTTCCATGCCGCGCAGGGCTGCCACGAATTCCAGCGTATAGCGCACGTAGCCGGGGCGGTTGGGTTTGCCGCGCCGGGGCACCGGGGCCAGAAACGGCGCGTCGGTTTCCAGCAGCAGGCGGTTCAGCGGCACTTCCCGCGCCGCCGTCTGAATGTCCTGGGCGTTCTTGTAGGTGGTGTTGCCCGCGAAGCCGAAGTAGTCGCCGCGCTCCAGACCGGCTTCCAGCAGCAGGCGGTGCCCCGAGAAACAGTGCAGGATGGCCGTCACGCCCGCCTGCGCCTTCAGGGTGTCGATCACGCCCAAATGCGCCGATTCCTGTCCCTGGCGGTCACGGGTATGAATCACCAGCGGTTTGCCCACGCGCCGCGCCAGGTCGCACTGCCACTCGAAGGCCGACTGCTGCGCCGCCCGTTCGTCCTGTGCCCAGTAGTCGTCCAGCCCGCTTTCCCCGATGCCCACCACACGCCCAGACAGCGCCAGGCGTTCCAGTTCGGCCCGCGCTGCCGGGGTGTCGTGTTCGGCGGCGTCGGTCGGGTGGATGCCCACGGTGGCCCAGACCTGTGCAAACTGCTCGGCCAGGGCCACCGCGTTTCGGGCGTGTTCCGGACTGGCCCCGATGCACACCGCGCCGCTCAGATTCAGTTCGCTCAGGGCGGCGGCGGGGTCGTCCAGATAGTCGAGATGGCAGTGTGTGTCGATCATGCCTCCAGCATACGGAGCAGGTCTCACGGCGCTGCTCTACACTGCGGCCGTGTTCCGTTTCAGCGCCCTGGTCCTTGCCCTGCTGCTGGTGTTCGGGGTGGTGTTTTCGCTGCTCCCCTCGGGGCCGGACGTGGCCCGCTCCGGCGTGACCCTGAAAAATGTTCAGCTCAGCCTGTATCCCGAACAGGACCCCGGCGCGGTCTGGCGCTTCCGGGCGGCCACGATCAGCGTCGATCCGCTGAAGAGCGAGAACACCCTCGACGGTCTGGGACGCGGCGAACGCTGGCTGAAGAACTCGGACGGCAGCGAGACGCTGGATATGACGCTGCGGGCCGACAAACTGGTGATCGATGCCAACAGCAATCTCAGCACGCGACAGGCGCAGATGTACATCCTTCAGGACTGCACCACCCTGACCATGCGTGCGGCGGGCACGACCCCCATTCTGATCAATCAGCGCTCGGGCTACAGCGCGCCGTATGTGGGCATTTCCTCGCCCAGCATCCACTTCGAGTACGACAATTTCAGCAGTCCCTTCGACCTGAGCAACGTGCGCGGTGATCAGCGGGCCGGGGGAACCCTGCAACCCGATCCGCCGACCATCTGCAAGCAGGGGCGCATCGTGCCCAAAGCGTCTGCTGCTCCTGCACCCTGACACACGCTGTTCCCCTGTCGCCCGTCAGAATGCTCACGCCGTTGTCAGAGTCGTGAGCCAGTATTCATTTATGAGTCGTCCAGCCACTTCCCGCTTCGTTGTCTCCCGCCCCACCCGCCGCGCCGCTCTGGTGCTGGCCCTGACGGGCGTCACGCTGGCTGCCGCTGCCGCCAACACCAACCGCATCCTGCGCTTCGAGACGGGCGCACAGCTTCAGGGCGACCTGCGAAACGGCCCCTATAACTACAGTGGCAAGGGTGGCGCGGCCATCCGTGCGAGTGTCGGCACCATCAGTATCAGTGCGCCTCAGGCGGTGTTCCGCGCTCCCAGCGGCACGCCCATCGCCAATGCCGAGGGCCGCCGCAGCGCCGACTTTTCCGGCAATGTCACGGTGGTGCGCGGACGCCTGACCGCCAAGGGTGCGGCCCTGAACTACAGCGAGGCCAGCGGTCAGGGTGTACTGACGGGCACCCCCAGCGCGGTATTTCTGCCCGAGAAGACCGGTGACGATCCGGTGAATATCAGCGCGACCCAGATGAGCCTGGATGTCGATACCAACATGAGCACGAGTACCGGCAGCGTTCGCCTGGTCAACGGCAAACAGACGGGCCGCGCCGACACGGTGGTCTTCGATGAGGGCCGCGAACTGGGCGTGCTGACGGGCAACATGTCGCTCAGCCGCGCCGCGACCGCCAAGGCCAAGGAACTGAATATCGTGGGCACCGAGGCCCGCGTGCTGACGAAGGGAAAACTGCTGTACGTGAGCGGCAAGGTGAAACTGACACAGGGCACCATCACCACCACGGGCGACGCGGTGTACTACGACGACACCAAGAACGTGGCGTATGTGGTGGGACACGCGGTCAGTGTGGACAGCAAGGCCGGCACCACCGTGACCGCCCGCCCGAACGCCGCGCTGGAGCAGCGCACCGATCTGGGCCGCGTGCGGGCCATCGACGCGGGCTACGCCATCCCGGTGGCCCAGTTCAAACTCACGGGCGAGAAGTAAGGCAGCGGTGGCTGACCGGGCGCTAGAGTCTTGACACCATGAACAGGATGCACGGGCGAACAGGAGTCAGGCGTTTCGGGCTGGCATCGGCAGTGCTGCTGCTGGGACTGGCGCTGGCCCAGTCGGACGGGACGCCGCCTGTCGTTCAGCCCCAGCCCCCGGTGGTCAGCCCGCCGCCGACTTCCCCGCCCCCTGCCTCCCCACCTGCGGCGTCGCCCGAAGCCCCTGCGCCCGATACTGGCACTGCCGACACGGGCGAAGGTTCCTCCGTCAGCCTGACGCGCACGGCCAAAGACGGCAGCAAACGGCTGATCCGGGTGGTCCGTACCGGCACCTCCGACGAAACCGGGATCTTCGTGGCGTGTCAGCCGCTCGATGACGACCCGCCCGGCACGCCGACCCTCTCGGTCTTCAGCGAGTCCGGCGCGGGGGGCGTGCGCGTCAGCATCGACAAGAACGAGATCGTCGCGCCGCTGGCAGTGGTCACGCAGAAAGACGGCGGCGACGGCCATATCGAGGTGAGCGCCGGAACCGCCCGCTTTCTCGACGACGTACCCACCGACGCGGCAGGAAAGCCCAAGACCGATCAGCTCAGCCGCTGTGAGGTCGAGGCCACCCCGCAGGCCACCCCCGACACGGTGAACGTGACGCAGGGCAAGACCCGTCTGAAGGGCAGCAAGCTGACCTATGACGATTCGGACGGGGTGGCGTACATCGACGGCCCGATCACCTTCAGCCGCCAGAATCAGGACAGCACCCTGACCGGCAGCAGCGCCAAGATCGAGGTGAACGTGGACGACCAGACCACCACCCTGGTCGGCAGCGTGACCCTGAAGGACGGCGACCGCACCAGCAGTGCCGAGCGCGTGGAATACGACGATGCGGGCAACATCGCCATTTTGCGCGGCACGCCCCAGAATCCGGCCACCTCGGTCACGGCAGATCAGCGCGTGACGGCCAGCGTGATCCGTTACAACCTCGATACCGGCTCGGTGGTGGCGCTCGGCCCCATCGGCGGAGAGTTTCAGGACAGCGCGGCGACGCCTGCACCGACCACCACCGAGCCGGGAACCACGCCAGCACCGCCCCCGGCCCCCTAGCTTTTTTTCCACGAACCGTGGTGCAGCTCACCGTCTATACTTCCAGCCATGACGGCCCAGCCGCAGCCTTCCGCTCCTCGTCCTCCCTCTCGGCTCTCGCGTTGGCTGCTCGGAGGTGGCGACGCCGGCCACGTTCCACGGCGCTATCCCTGGTGGCAGGTGATGTGTCTGACCGGCGTGGATTACTTCTCGACGCTGGGCTATCAGCCGGGCATCGCGGCGCTGGCGGCGGGAGCGGTGTCGCCGCTGGCAACGCTGGTGCTGGTGGCCCTGACGCTCTTCGGGGCGCTGCCGGTGTATGCGCGGGTGGCGCAGGTCAGTCCGCACGGCGAGGGCAGCATCAGCATGCTAGAGCGGCTGCTCGGCTACTGGCCCGGCAAGCTGCTGGTGCTGGTGCTGCTGGGCTTCATGGCGACCGATTTCATCATCACCATCACGCTGTCGGCTGCCGACGCCGCCGCGCACCTGATCGAGAACCCGTATTTCAGAAGTACGCTGGCGGGCCAGCAGATCCCAGTGACGCTGGCGCTGGTGCTGCTGCTGGGCGCGGTGTTTCTGCGGGGCTTCCGCGAGGCCATCGGCATCTCGGTGTTTCTGGTCGCGGTGTATCTGGGCCTGAACGCCGTCATCATGGGGCGCTCGTTGCTGGACGTGGCGTCGGCCCCGGTCTACTGGCAGAACTGGCGGGCCGCGCTGTTTGCAGACCACGCCTCACCGCTGGCACTCGTCGGCGTGTCGCTGCTGGTGTTTCCGAAACTGGCGCTGGGCCTGTCGGGCTTCGAGACGGGCGTAGCCGTCATGCCGCAGGTGCGCGGCAGCCTGGGTGATCTGGCGAGCCATCCGGAAGGTCGTATCCGCCACACCCGCCGCCTGCTGATGACGGCGGCCCTGATCATGAGCGTGTTTCTGGTGGTCAGCAGCTTCGTCACCACCCTGCTGATTGCCCCGCCCGCCTTCTGGCCCGAAACCACGACTACCACCACCGTCTCGGCCCGTGATCTGGCGGCGGGAACGGCCCGCGTGCAGGTCGGGCTGGACGACAGCAGCGGCCCGAAACGCACCGCCACCCTGACGCTGCCTGCCGGAGCGAAAGGCCGCTTCCAGATGCCGACTTCGGTGCTGCCCGGCGATGCACGGGGCCGCCTGCTGATGACCGTGACGGTGCAGCCGCCCTCGGCAGCGGTGTTGCCGCCGCTGCCGCCGGGCAGGGTGAGCGTGACGGTGTTCAAGCCGCAGGGGGCCGCCAATGGCCGGGCGCTGGCGTATCTGGCACATCGGCGCTTTGGCAGTACCTTCGGCACGGTCTACGACTTTTCCACCATCTTCATCCTGTGGTTCGCGGGCGCTTCGGCGATGGCAGGGCTGGTCAATATCGTGCCGCGCTTCCTGCCGCGCTACGGCATGGCCCCCGAGTGGACGAACGCGGGCCGCCCGCTGGTCCTCATCTACACCCTGGCTGCCGTCGTCGTGACGCTGGTGTTCAGGGCCAACGTCGATGCCCAGGGCGGAGCGTATGCCACGGGCGTGCTGGTCCTGATGACCTCGGCGTCGGTGGCGGTGGCGCTGCTGGCCCGCGAGCGCCGGGAACGGGTATTCCCGATTTTCGTCGTCATCGCGCTGGTGTTCATCTACACCACCATCGCCAACATGATCGAGCGCCCCGAAGGTCTGGTCATCGGCAGCATCTTCATCCTGCTGATTCTGAGCGTGAGTCTGGCCTCGCGGATTCTGCGGAGCTTCGAGCTGCGCGTCAGCAGCGTCACGCTGTCCGAATCGGCCCTGTCGCTGTTGCAGAGTGTTCCAGACAGGCCGCTGCGCTTCGTGGCGCACCATCCCGGCAAATCGACTGAAGACGAATATCACATCAAGGAAATGCGTGCCCGGCAGCTCGCCCACCTGCCCGGTGACGACCCGTTCCTGTTTCTGGAAGTGGAAGTGGAAGACGCCTCTGACTTCAGCGACGCCGTGGAAGTGGATGGGCTGAGCGTGGGGCCATATCGCGTGCTGCGGGCCCGTGGGTCGAGCGTGCCCAACACCATCGCCGCGCTGCTGATGCATCTGCGCTCTCAGGGCGTTCCGCCGCCGCAGATCTATTTTCAGTGGAGCAACGCTTCACCGCTGCCCGCCGCTCTGCGCTTTCTGGTCGCCGGAGAAGGCGACGTTCCGCCCCTGACGCACGAAATCCTGCGCCGCAGCGAACCCGACAAGCGGCAACGTCCGGTGGTGCATGTCGGTGGGTAAGCAGTGGAAGTACGAGGAACTCGAGCCGCTGTCACGGCAGGCGGCAGAGGAAGCGCTGCACCTCGCAGACGAGGCGGGCACGGTGCGGCTCCTGCTGCGGCTGGCAAACACCGAGGGCGACTGGGAGTGGACGCAGAATCTCTGCCTCTCGTACACCGCTTCGCCGCTTCCCGAGATTCGCCGCGCTGCCGTTCAGGCACTGGGCGATCTGGCCCGAGTTCAGAGGCAGCTCGACGTGCCGAAGGTCAAGGCGGCGCTTCAGTCCCTGTGGAAGCACCCGGAGTTGCGCGGCACCATCGAAGACGCGCTCGGAGACATCGCTGTCTTTCTTCCCGAAAGCCCGGCGGAAGGCTGAAGCGCTACTGCTGAACACCCAGAAGAATGCCGGCTCGGTCTCGGATTTCCAGCGGGCCGCCCGGCTGGCGCTGAAGCCAGTGCAGCAGTTCCAGCAGATCATTGGACTCGTGCAGCGCTTCTGCTTCACCGGGCAGGCGGGCCGTATACGCGGCGGGTGGTACGGGCGGTTCCCAGCGCGTGGGGCCGTCCTCTTTTGTAAAGGCCCTGGACATACCTTCAGCGTAGGGTGCCCGCCTCTGAGCCGGATGGGGCAGGCGTAAAGGCGAGCAGATAAGCTGAAACCATGATTCGCAACCCTTTTCAGAGTGTGGATGGAGCGGCCCGGTACGTGGCAGGGCGGCCTTACCTCCACCCGCTGTTCATGGAGCTGTTGCGCCCGTTCCTGAGCGGTACGGAGCTGGGAGCCGATGTCGCCTGCGGGACGGGGCTGGGAAGCATGGCGCTGGCAGAGGTCGTGGAGCACGTGCTGGCCTTCGACGCCTCGGCGGCCATGCTGGCACAGGCCGCGCCGCATGCTCGGGTGGTGTACGCGCTCGCGCCTGCCGAAGCGCTGCCGATCCCGGATGCCTGCCTGGACGTGCTGAGCGTGGCCCAGGGCATCCACTGGTTCGACCGCCCGCGCTTTTTTGCCGAGGCCAGAAGGACCCTGAAGCCGGGCGGCGTACTGTTCGTCTACGACATGTTTTTTCTGGCGCAGCTGGCAGGCCAGCCAGCGTTCACCAACTGGATGCACGAAGAGTACGGCGTGCGCTATCCGCCGCCTCCCCGCTGGCCTTCCACCCTCGACGCGGCGCAGGCCCAGGCCGAGGGCTTCAGCTTTGCCGAAGGGCAGTTCGAGCATGTGGTGTCGTTCAGTCGCCCGCAGGTAGTGGCGTACCTGATGACGCACAGCAACACGGTGGCGGTCAGCGACGAGGGCCGGGAGACGCCGCAGGAAATCGCCGCGTGGCTGGACAGCAACATCGCCCGGTTCCTGCCAGACGGGGCAGTGGGGCAGTTTACCTTTGGCGGTTTCTGGCGGGCCCTGAAGCCCCTGGCCTGAATGGGAGTGGCCTCGGCTGGGCGCTTACAGCTTCGCCAGCCGCGCCAGCACCTGCTCAATTGTTTCCAGACTGGTGGCGTAGCTCAGTCTGACTCGACCGGGGGCCAGAAAATCGGTGCCGGGGACGACGGCGACCCGCGCCTCATCCAGAATGATGCGGGCCGCTTCCAGCTCATTTTCGTGGATGCGGGTGGTATCGCTCAGCACGTAGAACGCTCCGTCGGGCGTGGGGGTGCTCAGCCCCAGCGCATTCAGCCCCTCCACGATGCGGTCACGCCGCTCCTGAAACCTGCCGCGTGCCATCTCGATAAACTCGCGGCTGTCGGCAATCGCGGTCACGGCGGCCCACTGCGCCACGCTGTTGGGATTGCTGGTGCTCTGGCCCTGGATGGCGTTCATGGCGCGAATGAGCGGAAGTGGCCCCGCCGCGTAGCCGATGCGCCAGCCGGTCATGGCATACGCCTTGCTCGCTCCGTTGATGGTCAGGGTGTGGTCGGGGGCGAAGCGGGCAATACTCACGTGCTGGCGGTCATAGATGATGTGCTCGTACATCTCGTCGGTCACGATGAACAGGCCGCGTTCCTGGGCCAGTTCCGCCACCGCCCGCAGCGTCTCTTCGGGAAAGACCGCGCCCGTGGGGTTGCCGGGGCTGTTCAGCACGATCAGCTTCGTTCGCGGCGTGATGGCGGCCCGCAGCGCTTCCACGTCCAGGCGGTAGCCGTCTTCCGGGCGGGTCGGCACGGCCACCGGCACGCCCCCCGCGAAGCTGACCATTTCCGGATAACTGACCCAGTACGGTGCGGGAATCAGCACCTCGTCACTGGGGTCGAGCAGCGCAAAAAATGCGTTGAACAGGCTCTGCTTGCCGCCCGTGCCCACCGTGACCTGATCGGGCGTGTAGTCCAGGCCGTTCTCGCGCTTCAGCTTGGCAGCAATCGTCTCGCGCAGCTCCGGAATGCCCTGCACCTGGGTATAGCGGGTCTTGCCGCCGTCTATCGCGGCTTTGGCAGCCTCGCGCACATGAGCGGGCGTCTCGAAATCGGGTTCACCTGCTGCCATGCTCAGCACGTCCAGCCCGGCCCGCTGCATTTCCAGGGCGCGGGTGGTCACGGCGATGGTACTGCTGGGCTTGAGCCGCTGCACCTGCTGCGACAGGCGCGGGATGAAGGTGGGCGTGGTCGTCATGCGTCTATGGTAGGCCGCCAGCCGGACAGAGTGGGCAGGTCGGCTAGGTTATAAGCTGACCCGCATGCAGCGCGTTCTGGTGATCGGCAGTCCGGGCGCAGGCAAGTCCACCTTCTCGCAGCGGTTCGCGGCCCGGACAGGCCTGCCTCTGACCCATCTGGACGACGAATACTGGCTGCCCGGCTGGGTCAGACCGCAGCAGACGGTCTGGGAAGCCAGGATACGCGAGCTGATCGCCGCAGAACGCTGGATTCTGGACGGCAATTACACCAGCACCGTGCTGCTGCGGGCCAGTCGCGCCGACACCGTGATCGTGCTGGCGTATCCCCGGCTGCTGTGCTTGTTCCGTGCGGTACGCCGCGCCCTGTTCAACCAGCGGGCCGACGCCAAAGCGCTGGGCCGTGAACCCCTTGATCTGGAATTCCTGCGTTTCATCTGGACGTTCCCGGAGGTGCAGCGGCGACAGCTGGCCGAGCTGAAGTCGGTGGCGGGCCTGACCGTCGTGCAGCTGACCTCAGATGCTCAGGCGCAGGCATGGCTCGCTCAGATGTTATCCGCCTGATTCTGCCCGCACCCCCACAACCCCGTCGCTGAATTCCAGGCTCAGTGCGTTGCCTGCGGTCACCTGCGCCGCCTGCGTCACCACGTCGCCCGCCGCGTTTCGTACGAGTGCGTACCCGCGTTCCAGCGTGCGGCGCGGCGTCAGTCCCAGAATGTTTTTCATGGTGGCGTCGAGGTCGGCGCTGTGGCGTTCCACCAGTCGCCCGGCCGCCCGCATCACCTGATCGAGCGCCCGGTCTGCTCCGCTGTCTGCCTCGCTCAGGGCAGCTCGGCCCGCCGCCACGATCTGCCGGAAGTCGCGCTGGGCCTGCTGCGCTCCCGAGGCCACCACGCCCACGATCAGCGCGGCGGCCTTGCTGGGCGTGTCCATCCGCAGGCAGGCCACCTCGTCCAGAATGGTGTCGTCGCGGGCATGCCCGATGCCGCTGATGACCGGTACGGGAAAACGGGCCACTGCGCGGGCGAGTTCCAGATCGTTCAGCCACGCCAGATCGGTACTCGCGCCGCCGCCCCGGATGATGACCAGGGCGTCGAGCGCTTCCTCGGCGTGGGCCAGCAGCGCGGCTCCAAGCGCGTTCAGGATGCTGCTGCTCGCTTCCCGTCCCTGAAAGGTGGCCGGGAAGTACACGAACTGCACCAGCCCCGCCGCTGCCAGGGCGTCGGCCTCGCGCCGGAAATCGCCCAGCCCGGCGGCATTCGCGGGCGAGATGACCGCCACCCGCGTGTAATCGGACGGCTCGGGCAGCGAGCGGTTGCGCTCCAGCAGCCGTTCCTGCTCCAGCGTGCGCCGGATGTTCTCCAGTTTGAGCGCCATATCGCCCACCGTGAATTCGGGCGCGATGTCCAGAATGTGCAGCGAAAAGCCGTACTGAGGATGAAATTCAGCCGTCACCATCAGCAGTACGCTCATGCCCGCCGCCAGACCGCCGCCCGTGGCCCGGCGAAACTTGCCTTCCAGCGAAAAGCGTTCCCGCGCCCACAGCGTCGCCCGCGCCTTTGCGACCTCGCGCCCGTCCTCCCCGCTCTGCACCACGTCGAGGTACAGGTGCCGCCGGTCTGTGACAGAGGCCAGTTCGGCCCGCACCCACACCGCGCCGGGAATCCCGCGCTCGATCACCTGCCCCACGTAGGCGAGCAGGTCGGCAAGTTCGAGGAAGGTGGCGGGCGTGCGGGTCATGGGTAGGCCAAAGGATACGCCCGGACGCGGTGAAAAGGGCGTGACGAACGCCGGGGCGCACCGGGGAAGCCGCTATGCTGGGCAGCAGAATGATTCGCGCCAAAGCACACAGCGGCGAAGCCTGCGACTGGCAGAACCCCAACAGCGGCTGTATCTGGGTCGACGCCACCGGGGTCAGTCCCGACGAACTGGCCCTTCTGAAGGCCCGTTTTCCGATGCACCCGCTGGCCCTGGAAGACGCGCTGGAGCCGGGTCACTGGAGCCGCTACGAGCAGTATCCGGCCCACGAATTCCTGACGTTCCGCACGCTGGTCAAGCCCACGAGCACCGACGACTTCACCGAGCGCCTGAGCCTGTTCGTCTTCTCCGGCACCCTCCTGACCATCTCCAGCGCGGGCACCAGTTATCTCGATACGGTCTGGAACATCGTGGGCCGCGAAAGTGTCAATACGGCGCTGGAGATCATGTACGAGCTGCTCGACGAGGGCGCACAGACCTTTTTCAAGTACATCGCCTCCTTCGAGGAGGGTCTGGACGCCGCCGAAGAGCGCATCTTCGCCCAGCGCCGCGACCACTCGCCCGCCGACGTGTTCGAGCGCAAGCACCGACTGGCACAGGTGCGCTCACTGGCGTCCGAGGCGCTGAACGCTGTGATGCTGCTCAACCGTCACATCACGGTCGAGCGCGCCGACCAGATCCGGCTGCACGACGTTCAGGACACCCTGAGCCGTGCCACCATCCGTCTGGACGCTCTACGAGACAGCTTGCGCGGCCTCCTCGACCTGCAACTCTCGCTCCAGAGCCAGCGCATGAACGAGGTGATGAGGACACTCGCCGCCGTCAGCACCGTCTTTCTGCCCCTCACCTTCCTGGCGGGCGTGTGGGGCATGAATTACCAGTACATTCCAGAGTTGCACTGGAAATATGGCTATGCCTTCGCATGGAGCTGTTTTCTGCTGATCGGGATTCTGCTGGCGGTGTATTTCAAGAGGCGGCGGTGGTGGTAACCAGGACCACAGACACGCAACCGGAAGCAAGCGAGAGGGAGGGCCACCCCGAC carries:
- a CDS encoding TatD family hydrolase is translated as MIDTHCHLDYLDDPAAALSELNLSGAVCIGASPEHARNAVALAEQFAQVWATVGIHPTDAAEHDTPAARAELERLALSGRVVGIGESGLDDYWAQDERAAQQSAFEWQCDLARRVGKPLVIHTRDRQGQESAHLGVIDTLKAQAGVTAILHCFSGHRLLLEAGLERGDYFGFAGNTTYKNAQDIQTAAREVPLNRLLLETDAPFLAPVPRRGKPNRPGYVRYTLEFVAALRGMEAAELERVTDENARRVYGL
- a CDS encoding LptA/OstA family protein; amino-acid sequence: MSRPATSRFVVSRPTRRAALVLALTGVTLAAAAANTNRILRFETGAQLQGDLRNGPYNYSGKGGAAIRASVGTISISAPQAVFRAPSGTPIANAEGRRSADFSGNVTVVRGRLTAKGAALNYSEASGQGVLTGTPSAVFLPEKTGDDPVNISATQMSLDVDTNMSTSTGSVRLVNGKQTGRADTVVFDEGRELGVLTGNMSLSRAATAKAKELNIVGTEARVLTKGKLLYVSGKVKLTQGTITTTGDAVYYDDTKNVAYVVGHAVSVDSKAGTTVTARPNAALEQRTDLGRVRAIDAGYAIPVAQFKLTGEK
- a CDS encoding LptA/OstA family protein, which gives rise to MNRMHGRTGVRRFGLASAVLLLGLALAQSDGTPPVVQPQPPVVSPPPTSPPPASPPAASPEAPAPDTGTADTGEGSSVSLTRTAKDGSKRLIRVVRTGTSDETGIFVACQPLDDDPPGTPTLSVFSESGAGGVRVSIDKNEIVAPLAVVTQKDGGDGHIEVSAGTARFLDDVPTDAAGKPKTDQLSRCEVEATPQATPDTVNVTQGKTRLKGSKLTYDDSDGVAYIDGPITFSRQNQDSTLTGSSAKIEVNVDDQTTTLVGSVTLKDGDRTSSAERVEYDDAGNIAILRGTPQNPATSVTADQRVTASVIRYNLDTGSVVALGPIGGEFQDSAATPAPTTTEPGTTPAPPPAP
- a CDS encoding APC family permease; translated protein: MTAQPQPSAPRPPSRLSRWLLGGGDAGHVPRRYPWWQVMCLTGVDYFSTLGYQPGIAALAAGAVSPLATLVLVALTLFGALPVYARVAQVSPHGEGSISMLERLLGYWPGKLLVLVLLGFMATDFIITITLSAADAAAHLIENPYFRSTLAGQQIPVTLALVLLLGAVFLRGFREAIGISVFLVAVYLGLNAVIMGRSLLDVASAPVYWQNWRAALFADHASPLALVGVSLLVFPKLALGLSGFETGVAVMPQVRGSLGDLASHPEGRIRHTRRLLMTAALIMSVFLVVSSFVTTLLIAPPAFWPETTTTTTVSARDLAAGTARVQVGLDDSSGPKRTATLTLPAGAKGRFQMPTSVLPGDARGRLLMTVTVQPPSAAVLPPLPPGRVSVTVFKPQGAANGRALAYLAHRRFGSTFGTVYDFSTIFILWFAGASAMAGLVNIVPRFLPRYGMAPEWTNAGRPLVLIYTLAAVVVTLVFRANVDAQGGAYATGVLVLMTSASVAVALLARERRERVFPIFVVIALVFIYTTIANMIERPEGLVIGSIFILLILSVSLASRILRSFELRVSSVTLSESALSLLQSVPDRPLRFVAHHPGKSTEDEYHIKEMRARQLAHLPGDDPFLFLEVEVEDASDFSDAVEVDGLSVGPYRVLRARGSSVPNTIAALLMHLRSQGVPPPQIYFQWSNASPLPAALRFLVAGEGDVPPLTHEILRRSEPDKRQRPVVHVGG
- a CDS encoding class I SAM-dependent methyltransferase, which codes for MIRNPFQSVDGAARYVAGRPYLHPLFMELLRPFLSGTELGADVACGTGLGSMALAEVVEHVLAFDASAAMLAQAAPHARVVYALAPAEALPIPDACLDVLSVAQGIHWFDRPRFFAEARRTLKPGGVLFVYDMFFLAQLAGQPAFTNWMHEEYGVRYPPPPRWPSTLDAAQAQAEGFSFAEGQFEHVVSFSRPQVVAYLMTHSNTVAVSDEGRETPQEIAAWLDSNIARFLPDGAVGQFTFGGFWRALKPLA
- a CDS encoding pyridoxal phosphate-dependent aminotransferase, producing the protein MTTTPTFIPRLSQQVQRLKPSSTIAVTTRALEMQRAGLDVLSMAAGEPDFETPAHVREAAKAAIDGGKTRYTQVQGIPELRETIAAKLKRENGLDYTPDQVTVGTGGKQSLFNAFFALLDPSDEVLIPAPYWVSYPEMVSFAGGVPVAVPTRPEDGYRLDVEALRAAITPRTKLIVLNSPGNPTGAVFPEETLRAVAELAQERGLFIVTDEMYEHIIYDRQHVSIARFAPDHTLTINGASKAYAMTGWRIGYAAGPLPLIRAMNAIQGQSTSNPNSVAQWAAVTAIADSREFIEMARGRFQERRDRIVEGLNALGLSTPTPDGAFYVLSDTTRIHENELEAARIILDEARVAVVPGTDFLAPGRVRLSYATSLETIEQVLARLAKL
- a CDS encoding DNA topology modulation protein FlaR — encoded protein: MQRVLVIGSPGAGKSTFSQRFAARTGLPLTHLDDEYWLPGWVRPQQTVWEARIRELIAAERWILDGNYTSTVLLRASRADTVIVLAYPRLLCLFRAVRRALFNQRADAKALGREPLDLEFLRFIWTFPEVQRRQLAELKSVAGLTVVQLTSDAQAQAWLAQMLSA
- the xseA gene encoding exodeoxyribonuclease VII large subunit, whose product is MTRTPATFLELADLLAYVGQVIERGIPGAVWVRAELASVTDRRHLYLDVVQSGEDGREVAKARATLWARERFSLEGKFRRATGGGLAAGMSVLLMVTAEFHPQYGFSLHILDIAPEFTVGDMALKLENIRRTLEQERLLERNRSLPEPSDYTRVAVISPANAAGLGDFRREADALAAAGLVQFVYFPATFQGREASSSILNALGAALLAHAEEALDALVIIRGGGASTDLAWLNDLELARAVARFPVPVISGIGHARDDTILDEVACLRMDTPSKAAALIVGVVASGAQQAQRDFRQIVAAGRAALSEADSGADRALDQVMRAAGRLVERHSADLDATMKNILGLTPRRTLERGYALVRNAAGDVVTQAAQVTAGNALSLEFSDGVVGVRAESGG
- a CDS encoding magnesium transporter CorA family protein, translating into MIRAKAHSGEACDWQNPNSGCIWVDATGVSPDELALLKARFPMHPLALEDALEPGHWSRYEQYPAHEFLTFRTLVKPTSTDDFTERLSLFVFSGTLLTISSAGTSYLDTVWNIVGRESVNTALEIMYELLDEGAQTFFKYIASFEEGLDAAEERIFAQRRDHSPADVFERKHRLAQVRSLASEALNAVMLLNRHITVERADQIRLHDVQDTLSRATIRLDALRDSLRGLLDLQLSLQSQRMNEVMRTLAAVSTVFLPLTFLAGVWGMNYQYIPELHWKYGYAFAWSCFLLIGILLAVYFKRRRWW